In a single window of the Clostridiaceae bacterium genome:
- a CDS encoding type II toxin-antitoxin system HicA family toxin: MSKLTIISSKDMAKILESLGFKEIRQKGSHKSYKHADGRTTVVPFHGEDLGRGLIRKILKDIEITPDEYEELRKRI; this comes from the coding sequence ATGAGTAAACTGACTATTATTTCTTCCAAAGATATGGCTAAAATATTGGAAAGCCTTGGATTTAAGGAGATACGCCAAAAAGGAAGTCATAAAAGTTATAAGCATGCTGATGGAAGAACTACAGTTGTTCCATTTCACGGTGAAGATTTGGGAAGGGGTCTTATTAGAAAAATATTGAAAGATATAGAAATAACTCCTGATGAATATGAAGAGTTGCGGAAACGGATTTAA
- a CDS encoding type II toxin-antitoxin system HicB family antitoxin, whose product MKKYNFTILIEKDEDGMYVGSVPALKGCHTQAKTVEELLPRIKEAIELCLETEDDGFFQNEFVGVQQIEVVV is encoded by the coding sequence ATGAAAAAGTATAACTTTACTATTTTGATTGAAAAAGATGAAGATGGAATGTACGTTGGTTCTGTTCCAGCGTTGAAAGGATGCCATACTCAGGCTAAAACAGTAGAGGAATTGCTTCCTAGAATAAAAGAGGCAATTGAATTGTGTCTGGAAACAGAAGATGATGGGTTCTTCCAGAATGAGTTTGTAGGAGTCCAGCAAATCGAGGTTGTAGTATGA